Within Nitrospirota bacterium, the genomic segment CCGACCATTCCTTTCAGCTTGTTTGAAAGCTCCTGTGGAATAATATGCCCCGCCGCAAGGATCTCGAAACTTTCCCTGCTTTCTTTGGGGAGTCCCAGCTTTCGTTTTTTAATGACATGGTTGGCCAGATCAATTGCCTGCTCCGCAGCCCGTTGAAGATTAATGGCAATGGCATCCTGCTTCATATAATCCTCTTCAAAAGGAACATCAGAAGGTCTGACATAGTATAACTGTATCTGCTTAATGCAGCGTTCAATGCTCTCCTTTTTATTCAGAACAACATCAATCACCTCAATATCCTCCCGCTCTTGATGACCTCCTGCAGGATACCTGCCCGTTCCTGGTTCAGCTTCTGATATGATGACATGACCGCCATCTCAAAGTAATCCACAGCATAGTCCCCGGTTTCCCAGGCTTCATAGATAACCCTGCCTTCATAAATAATCTCATGCTGAAAAACAGTATTCATCATCCTAAGGTTGATAAGGTCTATGGTTCTTTTCAAAGCATCTTCGAGGGCATAACAGCATTGACTGATAATAAGATTTTTAACCGACCTAGCCTGATGATAAGGAAGAAGAAGTGCAATATCCACATCACTGTTGCGGTTCTCATCAGCCGTTCCGTATGTCCCGAATAGATAAATTGCTTCTACATCGGGATAAAAGTTAAGTATTGTTTTTACGATGACTTCATAGCCCATAGTTTATCATTTGCTTTTCTGTGGATGCGGCTAATATAGCAGAGCGGGGTTTAAGTGTAAATAGAAACCGAACTCCTTTTTTATGGCCCTCATTACCTGAGTAGGGTGTTTAAACAAGAAAGACCTTGCCAATTGCTACCTGCATATACCAGAAAACACACTGATAGAGGTATCTTCAAGGTACTTAAAGGGCTGCCATCTCATATTGCTGACCATTACATGACGCTGATGTCTATTGAGAAGGAGATATATAATAAAAAAACCGAAAGGATTTCTGACTAAAATTTCTTAACTTGTTCTGCCCCACCGGTGCAATGTGATTTTATGGCGGATTGAGTTGCAATTTATATAATCTCTGCCAGAGAACAATAATCTCTTTCTGATCATATTCTCTAAGTTGTCCTAAACTACATAAGATATCATCCTTACTCAAGGATGTAATCTTCGCTAATCTTACCCATGATTCCCGCAATAGGCCACTTTCATTCCAATCTATTAGTTTATAATCCCCTTGGCCATTCCTTTCTTTTGTAGTAATAGGAACCAAAACAATATCTTCATCACCTGTATCCAAAATAACAAGGGCAGGTCGTCTTTTTTTATCTCCGGTGGACTGAAGAAAATCTATCAAAACAACATCTCCAAACTTATAACCGGTCATAGATCGCATCCTCTTCATCGTAGGCTTTAAGCATGTGATTTTTAGAAGCTTCCTGCCAAATGTGATCTTCTTCCCGGTCGTTGGCAATAAGGATTTGAATACAAGTTCCACGGGGTGCCGGGATCGGCTGACTTAACTCTAAATGTGTCTCATCTATGACTGTTGCTTTAATAATCTTTGTCATCTTTTTTACCCCTTTTATTTTGGATATGTGGATGGTACCGTTCTAATTTCTTACTTCTTACTTATTACTTCTTCCCTAAGCCTGCCCATCTGCCCCCCCTCGCCCCTCTTCCACTTCCTCACCAAGATACCGTATAAGCTCCTTAACTCCCTTACCTGTTACTGCTGAGATGGAGAAGAATTTATATCCCTTTGATTTGCAATAGCGGGTGAGTGCCTTCAGTTTATCCTGATTTGTCATGGAATCTATCTTTGTACCGGCCACTACCTGCGGCTTTTCTATCAGTACCGGGCTGTATAATGAAAGTTCTTTATTTATTGCCTCCAAGGCTTCAACTGGTTCAAGTGTGGCGCCGTCTGAAACATCAACAAGGTGTAACAATATTGACGTCCTCTCCACGTGTCTGAGGAACTGAAACCCGAGCCCCTTGCCCTCGTGCGCCCCTTCTATCAATCCCGGAATATCGGCCATTACAAAACTTTTATATTTACCTGAACTAACAACACCTAATTGCGGGTTGAGGGTAGTAA encodes:
- a CDS encoding DUF86 domain-containing protein, whose product is MIDVVLNKKESIERCIKQIQLYYVRPSDVPFEEDYMKQDAIAINLQRAAEQAIDLANHVIKKRKLGLPKESRESFEILAAGHIIPQELSNKLKGMVGFRNILVHEYQEFDAGIMKDVIEHRLDDLIAFTNYVMDCMKDHNG
- a CDS encoding nucleotidyltransferase domain-containing protein, with translation MGYEVIVKTILNFYPDVEAIYLFGTYGTADENRNSDVDIALLLPYHQARSVKNLIISQCCYALEDALKRTIDLINLRMMNTVFQHEIIYEGRVIYEAWETGDYAVDYFEMAVMSSYQKLNQERAGILQEVIKSGRILR
- a CDS encoding type II toxin-antitoxin system PemK/MazF family toxin, producing the protein MTGYKFGDVVLIDFLQSTGDKKRRPALVILDTGDEDIVLVPITTKERNGQGDYKLIDWNESGLLRESWVRLAKITSLSKDDILCSLGQLREYDQKEIIVLWQRLYKLQLNPP